CGTTGCCGTAGGCGTGCTTCCATTCGAAAAAGGCGGCGCTGACGCTGGCCCGGTCGTCCGACGACAGGGGGTCGGCCCGGGTGAAAAAGCCGCCCTCGGCGTCGGAATAGTTGAGGGGAATGCGGATTTTTTCGCCCCCGGCCGGGCGCTCGAAGATGCCCATGCGTCGGTTCATGAGACAATCCAGCAGAAAGGAGCTGGAAAAGTAGATGTCCACGGCCTTGCCGTCGGCGGCCGCGAAATAGTCGTTGGTGACGGCCTCGATTTCCGAAAGATTGAGCGCCATGTATCGTCCTCCCTGGATATCAGTTTCCGGCGGCGGCGCGCCGGGCGGCCAGACGTCTGGCCAGGACCGTGTTCATGCCCCCGAAGCGGCCCGGTTCGGACAACTCCGGGTCGCCCCCCCGATCCGGGACCGCGCCCTGGCCCTGGCCCAGGGTGGCGGCCAGCCGTCTGGAGCGCAGGCTTTCCAGGGTCCGTTTCTCGGCCGCCGAGGCCGCCTCTTCCAGGCGGGCGGCCACGGCCTCGCGTTCGCGTTCGAGCATGGCCGCGAAATAGGCCCCCACCTCGTCCAGAAGCGGGTTGTCGCGGCGGATGGCCGTGAGCCGCCCGCTTTGTTTGAGTTCGGCGAAGTCCGGATGTCCGGCGGCAAAGGCGGCCTCGGCCTCCAGGCGTTTCGCCGTGTCCAGTTCGTTCCCCAGGCGGGTCAGCCCCTTTTCCACCAGGCCCGCCACCTTTTCCTCCAGGCCGTGCAGCAGGCTGTCCCAGACGGCCCCCGGCGGCCCGCCAGGCGTGCCGGGCGTGCCGGGTCCGCCGGGTCCGCCGGGTACGGGCGGGACGGCCACGTCGACCGGGCCTGCCGTCGCGTCCACAGTGTTTTGTGCGTCCATGTGTCCCCTGTCCGTTGCGTGGTTTCCGAAAAAGCCCGGGATGGTTTCCCACCCCGGGCCGTGCCCCCGCCAGGTCGTTTCCGGCCCGCTTACGGGATGAGGTATCCCCCGCGCCGCAGGCCCTCTTCCAGGGCCGCGCAGGCCCCGGGAAATCCCGCCGTGTTGTCGCGCAGCGCCCGGCGGTGCGCCGCGTCAAGCCGGGCCAGGATCGTGCCGATGTCGTGCAGGGCCTCGATGGCCCGCTGCATGGGCGCGGCCTGGAAAAAGCTCCGGGGCATGGCCTCGGGATGGTCCGCCGCATAGCGGGTGGAGCGGTACCAGCGGTAGGCGTCCACGGCCCGTAGAAACTGCATGTGTCCTCCTTGCGTCCTTCCCTGGTTCGTCGCGCCGGGCGCTACGCCGCGCACAACCGTCTGGCGGCGAATCGGGCCAGGGCCTCCCGGCGCGCCGTTTCGCAGGCCGCGTAGGCGGCGTCCTGGCGACGGATTCCCTCGCCCGGCTCCAGGGGCCGCAGTTTTTCTCCGCGCATCCAGGCCCGGTAGGCGGCCCGGGACGGGTCGGCCAGAAAGGCCTGCACATGGGGGGCGGGGTTGTCCTTGTCCACCACCCGGGTCACGGAGGCGATCCAGTCCGCGTCGGCCCGGTATCCCCGGCCCACGGACACAAGCCGCCTCACCTGGCCGCCGCATCCCGGGCAGGCCGGGTCCGGGCCGTGCGGGGGGCACAGGTCTTCGAAGACCTCCCCGCAGGCGGGGCAGAAAAAGTCATAAAGCGGCATGGGCGTGTCTCCTGGCGCTGAGGTTGCCGGTTTATCCGGCCTGGACCGGGACCGGAAGCGCACCTCCGTCCCGCTTTCCGACCAAGTCCGTTACGCCTGTCGTGACGGGCGTCTTCGGGGTGGCCGGGACAAGACGCGCGGCGGCAGCGACCGTGGCAGCGTCCGTTGCCGCCTTCGGGGCCGCTTTTGGCGAGGTCGCCGCGGGGGGGGGCGTCATTCCCTCCAGGCGTCCCAAAAGGGCCTCCCGGCCGGACCAGTCGAGCTTTTCCAGCAGGTCGCGGCGGTCGATGGCCCCCATCTCGTAAAGGGCCAGGGCCTCCTCGCGCTGCTGCACCCGGGACACGGGCATGGTGGACCCGGACACCACCGAAAGCCGGGCCGGAACCCGCAAGAAGGCCCCGCGCACGGGCATGGCCGCCGGGCCTGCGTCCGTGGCGAAGGTGATCCAGCGGTCCTCGCCGTACCAGTTCTGGGCGTGGCTCAAAAACATGCGGCCGCGCTCGCGGATCAGCCTCGAATAGTTGCGGATCTTGCCGCGCATCATGGTCGCGGCCTGCTCTAAAAGGGCGGCGATGGCCTTGTGGGCGATGACCGGCTTGGCGCTGTCCACGGCCTGTTCCAACTCGTGCGAGCCCGCCACCTGGAGAAAAAGCTCCTTGTAGATGCCGAGGACCATCTCGATGTCCTTGGTGTTGTTGGCGAACTCCAGATAGCGGATGCCGCCTGCGGCGGTCTGGGAGGCGGGATTGATGATGCCCAGGCGGTTGTTGAAGGCCGCGTTGGCCACCCCCGAGTCCCGGGGGTTGATGATCTTGGGCCGGGCGCAACGGTCCTTGTGGTAGGTGAGCTGGGACAGGCACTTGTTGATCTCCATCTGGAGATTCTCCAACTGCTCGAAGTCGGACGCGCCCCACAGGCTGGCCGGATCGGTGACGGAGTTGGCCACGATGAAGGGGAACTTGTCGAAGAGGTAGGTCCGGGCCGCCTCCTCCGGGGTGAGGTGCGGGTTGACGCAGGGGTTGCCCCGGTCGGAGAGCACCAGGTCGCCGCCGCTGCACACCGTGACGCATCGGATGCCGCCGGGATAGCGCGGCCGGTCGCCGTCCGTGGAGAAGTCGCGCACCCAGCACTCGCAGACCACGGCCTCGTCGTCGGGCAGTCGGCTTTTTCCGGCCAGGCCGAACACCGCCCCGGCCACCTCGCCCGCCCGGGCCAGAAATCCCCGGCGTCCGGCCTCGCCCCGGGCCGCCTCCCGCCGGGGGTCGAGAAGCTCCCCCAGAAGGTCGGCGTCGCTTCGGGCCAGGCGGCCCGTGTCCGGCCAGCGTCGGGCGATCTCCCGCAGGCTTAAGGGTTCGAGGTGAAATACGGCCGCCGCATCCTGCACGTCCAGGCAGCGCGGCGGATAGACCGCGAAGCGGAAGGGATCGACCACCACGGTGCGCACCTCGCCCAGGCCGTATTCCAGGTCCGGGTCGAAGACGACCTTTTCCACGGCCACGCCGTAGGTCTCGCCGTGTATGACCGATTTTTCCAGCACGGCCTGCTGTTCCTGTTCGATCCACCAGTGCCGGGCCAGGCGCTCCATGGTCAAAAAGACGTCCGCATCCCCGCCGTCGCCCACCCGGGTGACGTTGAAGGTGGGGCTGTTGTCGGTGAGGGTATTGACCGTGCGTTGCCGGTGCATGTGCAGGAGGTTGGCGCTGGACAGGGGCACGCCGGTCGGGCTGACGCCCTTCCAGGGCCGGTTGCGGCCCAGGCGGTAGTACCTGGCCCACATGTCGTGCAGCCCGGCGTCGGCCTTGTCCCGCACGGCCTGGTGCAGGAGGTCGAAGACCCGGCGGCCCACGGCGCGGGGATCGGTCGCGGGGGGCAGGAGTTGGTCGGGCTGGGCGCGATCAGGCATGGGCCACGCCCCTGGCGTCGGCGGTGCGGCCCGGGCGGCCGCCGTGGCCAATCCGGCCCGCTTTGCCCGTTTTGCCCATACCGCCCGGTCGGAGATTCAGGGGTGCTTCGGCCGCCCCCTCGGCCACGAAATAACCTTCCGGGGTGAGGAGCCGGTCCATGCGGCAGGCCTCGGGCCGGTCCAGGTCGTGCCCCACGGCCCGCCTCCCGCAGATGGGGCACAGCAGGGCCTCAAACGGGGCGTCCGGGGCGAAGGGCGGCGTAAATCCCGGCCCCAGGGGGCCGAACATGGCCCCGGAAAGCGGGGCATGCACCGCGCCGGGGTCGCAGGAGCCGATATCCGAAAAGCACATCTCGCAGCGCACGATCATGGCGTCCTCCGTGGTGGGGCGGATTGTCCCGCCGTCCATGAATCCCACCAGACCATGGGAAACGGACACGCGCCCGCCCGTGCCTGTCCGGGACGAAAAAATGCCCGGGATGTTCCGGGCCGGGTGCAGCATGGTGCAAGATCAAAAAAATGGCGCGCCGACCGGTTGGGTCGGCGCGCCGGGAAGGGGCGTCTGTGTTGAGGGAGGGATCAGGAGGCCAGCAGGCCTTTGAGAACGTCGAAGGCCTCTTCGATGCCTTCGGGCCTGGTCCCCCCGGCCTGGGCCAGGTCGGGGCGGCCGCCGCCGCTGCCCTCGATGGGCGCGGACACGGCCTTGATCAGCGCCGGGGCGGTGAACCGGCCGTGCAAATCCTTGGTCACGGACAAAATGAGCGCCACCTTGCCGTCCTCCTGGGGGGAGGCCAGACAGATCACTCCGGAGGGCAGCTTGGAGCGCAGGTCGTCCATGGAGTCGCGCAGGGCCTTGATGTTGACCCCGGGAAGGCGGGCCGTGAGCACCCTGACCCCGGCCACCTCGGCGATTTCGTCCATGAGGCTCTTGCCGCCGCCTGCGGCCAGCTTCCCGGCCATCTGCTCCTTTTCCTTGGTCAAAAGCTTGATGTCGTCAAAGAGCTTTTTGATGCGCCCGGCCATGTCCCCGGGCTTGGTTTTGAGGGCCTTAAGGCCCTGCTCGTATTCGGCCTGCATGGTCCGGACATGCTCCAGGGCGTTTACGCCGGTCACGGCCTCAATGCGCCGCACCCCGGCCGCCACCCCTGCCTCGGACAAAATCAGGAAGCTTCCGGCCTGGCCAGTGGAGGACAGATGCGTGCCGCCGCACAGCTCCATGGACACCCCCGGCACCTCGATGACCCGCACCTCGTCGCCGTATTTCTCGCCGAAAAGGGCCGTGGCCCCGCGGGAGCGGGCGGCGTCCAGGGACATGGTCTCCCGGGTGACCGGGAGGGCCGCCAGGATGGCCGCATTGACCTCGTCCTCGACGCGGCGCGACTCGTCGGCCGACAGGGCGGCCATGTGGGTGAAGTCGAAGCGCAGGCGTTGTGGGGTGACCAGGGAACCGGCCTGGTTGACGTGGCCGCCCAGCACGTTTTTCAAGGCCGCGTGCAAAAGATGCGTGCAGGTATGGTTGCGGGCCGTGGCCAGACGCGTTTTTTCGTCCACGCGAAGCTCGGCCTCCTGGTCCAGGAGCAGTTCGCCCTTGGCCACGGTCACATGGTGGGCGGTCAGGTCCGTCCCGGCCTTGAGGGTGGCCGTGACCTCCGCCTGCCCGGTCAGGGTCTCCACCTGTCCGATGTCGCCGGACTGGC
Above is a genomic segment from Desulfolutivibrio sulfodismutans DSM 3696 containing:
- a CDS encoding zinc ribbon domain-containing protein is translated as MPLYDFFCPACGEVFEDLCPPHGPDPACPGCGGQVRRLVSVGRGYRADADWIASVTRVVDKDNPAPHVQAFLADPSRAAYRAWMRGEKLRPLEPGEGIRRQDAAYAACETARREALARFAARRLCAA